In Actinacidiphila yeochonensis CN732, a genomic segment contains:
- a CDS encoding UBP-type zinc finger domain-containing protein, whose translation MTTPDRQGSTNIDPSVPPSGTGCADCEASGGWWFHLRRCAACGHVGCCDSSPAQHASTHAAGSGHAVVQSFEPGEEWFWDYARAQYVEDGPRLAPPESHPGDQSVPGPADRLPADWRTRLR comes from the coding sequence ATGACCACACCGGACCGTCAGGGAAGCACGAACATCGATCCGTCGGTGCCGCCGAGCGGCACCGGCTGCGCGGACTGCGAGGCGAGCGGCGGCTGGTGGTTCCACCTGCGCCGCTGCGCGGCCTGCGGCCACGTCGGCTGCTGCGACTCCTCCCCGGCGCAGCACGCCAGCACCCACGCCGCGGGCAGCGGCCACGCCGTGGTGCAGAGCTTCGAACCCGGCGAGGAGTGGTTCTGGGACTACGCGCGGGCGCAGTACGTCGAGGACGGCCCGCGGCTGGCACCCCCGGAGAGCCACCCGGGCGACCAGTCCGTGCCGGGCCCGGCCGACCGGCTCCCGGCGGACTGGCGCACGAGGCTGCGCTGA